GAATAAGGAAATCGCTAAAACCCTACAAACCAGCGTGAGAAATGTGGAAAAATATGTTAGTCGTTTATTTAGTAAAACAGGTACTAACAGCCGTACTGAATTGGTACGTTTTGCCCTTACCCATGGTTTGACAGAATAATTTTTTTCAGACAAGCAAAAAATAAATTATCCATTAATTAGTTAGCCCCTTTGCCTTTGTCGGAGACGATAATCACAGAATAATAATGTACCTCCTGAGACACAGAGGGGAACTACAATTAAATTTAGTAGGGGGATACTAATTAAACCTAAGGAAATTAGTCCAAATCCTGCGCTGTTAGGAAATCTGGCAAAAACGAATTGTATTTTGTGTCTGAATTTCAGTCTTCTTCTTTCGAGGGGGGCATCAAAAAAATCTAAGCAAATTATTAAGATGGTGAGTGTTAATCCTCCGATTCCTGAGATGAGATTACCAAAGGCAGGGATAAAGTTAAGGAAAAATAGGGGAATTGCTACTAAGGCAATAAGCAGTAGTTTTTTTAGTTCAAATAGTAAGGCTCTTAGTATATCTTGAAAAATATTCATTTCGACTAATTCAAGATTTCCTAGTTTTATGATTTCGATTTCTTCTGATAATTTACCATACCAAGGAGAACCTAAAATACTGCCAAATTGAACGATAATAAAACCAATTATGATAAATAAAACTGTGGTTAATACTATTCTAATTATCCCTGTTAATATTGATGTTATGGGTAATAAAAATGCAAAAGTATCAGGTAATTGATTGAGGTAATCAGTGGCGATCGCCCTTAAATCCCCTTCTAAAATATCAAAGAATAATAAACTAGGTTGCAATAAAAGTAAATAAACTCCTACCCCAATAACAATATTAATAATGATAGGAATTACTAAATATTGCCACAAACTTTTATGTTTAATAATTAATTGTAAAGCATTAATAGGATATAAAAGCCCATTAATAAATCCAAAACCAGTGAAAATATTTCTAAACATATACTAAAAAATAGTGATGAAAATCAAATATTATAAACAAATAAAAATACCTTATCCCAACCAATTTAATATCCGATAAATTAACCTATCACCCATTTTAATAAGATACTATTGATAAAACAAAAACGTTAATCTAAATATAAACAAAAACAAACTTTAACAAAGCCATGCGCCTGTCTCGTCTTCTAACCATTGTCATCGGCTTAAGTATTATTTTCGGTTTAATGCTTTGGTTAGTCAGTGCATTATCTCGA
This is a stretch of genomic DNA from Cyanobacterium stanieri LEGE 03274. It encodes these proteins:
- a CDS encoding EI24 domain-containing protein, with translation MFRNIFTGFGFINGLLYPINALQLIIKHKSLWQYLVIPIIINIVIGVGVYLLLLQPSLLFFDILEGDLRAIATDYLNQLPDTFAFLLPITSILTGIIRIVLTTVLFIIIGFIIVQFGSILGSPWYGKLSEEIEIIKLGNLELVEMNIFQDILRALLFELKKLLLIALVAIPLFFLNFIPAFGNLISGIGGLTLTILIICLDFFDAPLERRRLKFRHKIQFVFARFPNSAGFGLISLGLISIPLLNLIVVPLCVSGGTLLFCDYRLRQRQRG